The Oryctolagus cuniculus chromosome 5, mOryCun1.1, whole genome shotgun sequence genome includes a region encoding these proteins:
- the LOC100349495 gene encoding small ribosomal subunit protein uS17m, with protein MSVTRSSVHAKWIVGKVIGTAMQKTAKVRVTRLVLDPYLLKYFNKRKTYFAHDALQQCTVWDIVLLKALPVPRTKHVKHELAEIVFKVGRVIDPVTGKPCAGTTYLESPVSVETTPLTKNLEELNISSTQ; from the coding sequence ATGTCAGTAACTCGTTCATCCGTCCATGCCAAATGGATTGTGGGGAAAGTGATTGGGACAGCAATGCAAAAAACTGCCAAAGTGAGGGTGACCAGGCTTGTTCTGGATCCCTACTTACTAAAGTACTTTAATAAGAGAAAAACCTACTTTGCTCACGATGCTCTTCAGCAGTGCACTGTTTGGGATATTGTGCTTCTCAAAGCTTTACCTGTCCCACGGACAAAGCACGTGAAACATGAACTGGCTGAGATCGTTTTCAAAGTTGGAAGAGTGATAGATCCAGTGACAGGAAAACCCTGTGCAGGCACCACCTACCTGGAGAGTCCAGTCAGTGTGGAAACCACCCCCCTAACCAAAAATCTGGAAGAACTCAATATCTCCTCAACACAGTGA